In Eulemur rufifrons isolate Redbay chromosome 2, OSU_ERuf_1, whole genome shotgun sequence, the sequence gctatgatgacgccactgtactcaagcctgggtgacaaagtgagagcctgtctcaaaaaataaaaaataaaaataaagtaatatatattgatggtaaaaatttcaaacaatattGAAAggtgtaaaatgaaaattttttcctCTCTACCATCATCTCCATTCCTAGTCACAATCCCACTCTCCAAAAGTAACAGCTCCTAACAGTGTTTTCAGTGCTTACCATGCAGAGTATTTTTTGTGATCCTCAGGGGCATTTAATATACAAGATGGTAAGGAAATTCAAAGGCTTGTCACATGAGGAATCGTTGAAGGGACTCAAAAGGTTTATTCTGCAGAAGAGAAGACTCCGAGGGAACAGGAATGCTGTCTTAAAAAATCTGGAGGACTCATCCTGTTCGAAATGGCCCCAGAGCTCACAGTTGGAACCAGTGGCATGGACACTATTGCAGAGGCAAATTTTGATTCAGCAAAAGGAAGAACACAGAGCCATCTCAATAAGGATGAAAAGTACCTCCCACAAGAAGTATTCGAACAGAGGCTACATGACCACGTAGCAAGGATATGCTAGTGGTATCACAAGCATTAGGGGAAGGTTTTCAAACTTCAGGTCATGACAGTAGGTGTTGAAGCCAATTTACAGCaacttcttaaaaaaagaaatagaatacaaTATAAAACACCAGAATATGTCACATGCAATGCTCTAAGTACTGTTTACtgagacttttttctttattttatttttattttattttttattttattttttgagacagagtcttactctgttgcccaggctagagtgcagtggtgtcatcatagctcactacaaccctaaactcctgggctcaagtgattctcccccttcagcctcacaagtagctgggactgtaggtgcatgccatgacgcctggctaatttttctattttctatagagacagggtctggctcttgctcagactggtctcaaactcctggcctcaagtaatcttcctgccttggcctcccagaatgctaggattacaggggtgtgccaccatgcccagccgagattttttttttctttatatgtgtgtgtgcctatATACTGGGTTgtgatatgtgtatatgtatcatatatactttatgtgtgtatatatatgtgtgtgtatatatatgtattttttttttaaagagatggggtctcactctgtcacccaggttggagtgtagtggcgcaatcatagctcactgcagcctaaatctcctgggctcaggcaatcctcccacctcagcctcccaagtagctgggactacagatgcctgtcaccatgactggctaattttttcattttttgtagagtcagggtctccctatgttacccaggctggtcttaaactcctaggctcaagcaatcctcccatcttggcttcccaaagtgctgggattataggcgtgagccatgtGCTTAACCTGtgagatatataatatatatatatattttttttactgcaAGTCAtggtcaaaaatatttgaaagatatttcATTGGGTGACCACCAAGGCACCTTCTAGCACTCACTCTATGAAAGAGGTCTGAACTATTAAGTCAGAAGACCCATGTCCCCCGTCAGTTCCATAGTAACAAGTTGTTATCCCTCAAGTAATCAACGTCTAAAGGCCCTTCCAATTCCAGAACTTTTTATTCTAAGAACatccatttattcagcaaatgtgGCTTGAGCGGTGCCTTTGacgtaccaggcactgttctaggtgtgGGGGTACGATAGTGAACAACACAGACAAAAAACAAAGCCCTTGCCCCTTAAGGAGCTAATATTCTAATGAAGATAGGCAGTAAAATAAGTTAGTGAATTATGGCAAATGTTAAACTAATGTAAGTGCTAAGTAGAAGAAATAAGCAGAGAAGAGGGATACAAAATACTAGAGAAAGGGATGAAATTCTAGATGGAGTGGGCAGGAAGCTCTCACAGAAAAGGTGTTTTCTGAGTAAAGACCCGGTGGAAATGAGGGCACTGACCATATGGATACCTGGGGAAGAGCATCCTGGGAGGAGGAAAACAGCAGATGGAAAAAAGGCTGTGAGGTAGGAACATGCCTGGCATGTTTCTTGAACAGCCGGGAGGCCAGGGCGGTTGGAGTAGAGGGAGCAAAGGTAGTAGAAGATGAACTCAGAGAGGCAACGAGGGGCAGGTCAGATCATGTGGGTGAGAACACAGTTCTTTAGAGCTGCCTCTAATTCCTCTGTAAGCCATCGATATCTTCATATAATTATGAGGATCAAGTGAGATGGAAATGTGCTCCCCAGACTATGAGGTCCTGTACAAATATAAAGGTCTTACTATTTTTTGTGGATTAATGTAAATGGGCAAGTCAATGACCATGAGAGAAGGCCAGCTGTCTCCGTCAGGCACTCCCAGGCCTCTTGGGAGCTGGTAGTCTTCTGGCACGCAGCAGGTCTCTCAGCAGTGGTTGTTCTAATTGTCAAGAAGCTGAGTTTCTTCCTTTTGATTTAGAAATTCCATCACCCAAAGTTAAATATTCTTCATCGGGAGAACTTCATCTGGAATCTGAAAAATGTCCCTCTTCTGGAGAAATATCTGTATGCCCTGGGCGAGAACCGAAGTCAGAAGATGGTTGAGCAGGTCATTCAGCTGTTCAAGGAGGAAGTAATGACCAAATTAAGTCATTTCCGAGAATGTGAGTATTCCCCCAATCAAATAagtatttttctcaatatttaaatTGTCAAATTTCATACTCTCAGAAAAATATGGAGGTACAATTTAGCTTTATTAAATCTTAAAACTTTACCATATTTGTTcctgttattttataaataatattttacttttcttaaaattgctacatttgctcacgcctgtaatcctagcactctgggaggctgaggctggaggattgcttgagctcaggagttcaagaacagcctgagcaagagcgagacctcatctttactaaaaatagaaaaaattagccaggtgtggtgttgcatgcctgtagtcccagctactcaggaggctgaggcaagaagatcgcttgagtccaagagtttgaggttgctgtgagctaggctgatgccatggcactctagcccaggtgacagagtgagactctgtctcaaaaaaaagaaaaaaattgctacaTTTGAAGCCCCCCCCCCAAGCTTTACATGAGTCCACAtatctcctcctccttttttttttttttgagacagtcttgctcttttgcccttgAATATCCTCTGAGATTCTTAATCTTAATTGCTTACTATTTGAAGTACTTTATGTGAGAATATGGCTTTCAACATCTTTAATATAAGTTGCACACCAGAAGTACTGAAAcatagtttttcattttcatttagttcaaaaatattttgtaatttaccttaagatttcttcttttcgCCCATGGGTATTTAGAAGTATAAATCCTTTTGCCCAAAATAGGATGAACtttttagttatctttttattattgatttctactgTAATTACACCGTGGAcagagaacatactctgtatCAGGATTTTCTTCAATGAAGGAAACGTTCTATATCAGTGTTGTCCAATACAGTTGCCACTATGTGGCCAGTGAGTGCTTGAAATGTgtctagtgcaactgaggaatgggattttcaattttatttaatcttaatgaATTCAAATggccacatatggctagtggctaccgtaGTAGACAGAATAGATTTATATGATTCCAGTCTTTTGAATTTACCTTGTGATGCCgtatttgataaatgttaataaatggtccatgtgtgtttaaaaagaaagtgtATTAAATTGTTGGGTAAGGAGTTACATATATGCCCATTGGGGCAAGTTTGTTAATTcatgtttaaattttctatagCTTTCTCTAATATTTGTCTGTTTGTTGTAACAATTACTAAGTAAAGTATGTTTTAAATCTCCCACTATGACTGTGGATTGTCTGTTTTTTGCTTATATTTCcatcaatttttgctttaaatattttgagtcaATTGTATGATATATCCCAATTTCAGAATGTATAGTTTAAAATCTGTGATGTAATGTTCATTGCTTCTATGTGCCACTCAATGAGCTACATTACTTAAGCATGATTTGTGTAATCCTAATCATACAGAAGATATCTCTCTTATATTTAGAAGTTAAAATTATGTACTTATTAGAACGTATGTGACCTTTACTGCTCATGGACATGCCCATCTTTAGTGGCTtaaatcagtgcttctcaaactatccATTGTAAAAGATAAGTTTGGGGTttttccctgcccacccccaacccatCACAGCCTAGCACATGGTCCTACTGTACATGATTAATTCACAGCTCATGCCACATGTCACTAACCATGCAAGTTTGACAGAACACAAACTGGTCTACTTTCTGTTCAATGCAACAAAGCCACTGATCACACTTTTGGatgtcaaattgctataaaatcTTCTAAACACTCTCAATGTCTGTTCTTAACTCATGCAGACCTGTAACATTTGTAGACCAACACTGGCCACAGACCCCACTTTGAGTAGTATTGACTTAAAATATCACCACCTATTCTAGTAATCAAAAAACTGGGGAAATTCAGAATTACCTTGTCATCAgaaaaattttttggaaaacCTAGGTGAAAATAAAGGCACATCTGGTCCATTCTAGAACCCCCTGCCtcttataataatataattatgtttatattcttttgaaacatttctggtTTTGATCAGTACTCCTTTTCACTTTACTCTTCCAATAGCCAAAATCAGCTATGTGCAGGGACTGCAATCTCCATCTTCTGGCCTTGTACTGAtgagaagcaaaagcaaaaacagaaacccAAAATTAACTCCTTTTATCCTTTTcagaggaaattattttatttcaagaaaaatatggtTTGGCCCTTTATCTCCGACTGCTCATCAAATTATTTGAATGGCCTTGCctaaaaaagagaatggaaagagaatgaattgggatattaaataactttttacctgatttttctactttcagGTATCAATCATGGAGATCTTAACGACCATAACATTTTAATAGAGTCCAGCAAGTCAGCCTGTGGAGATGCTGAATATCAAGTATCTGGGATTTTAGACTTTGGTGACATGAGCTATGGCTACTATGTATTTGAAGTGGCAATCACTATCATGTACATGATGATTGAAAGCAAGAATCCTATACAAGTAGGAGGTCATGTCCTTGCAGGGTTTGAAAGTATAATCCCACTGACAGCTGTAGAGAGGGGTGCTCTGTTTCTACTTGTATGCAGTCGTTTTTGTCAGTCACTTGTCATGGCAGCATACACTTGTCAGCTACACCCAGAGAACAAAGACTATCTCATGATTACTGCAAAAACTGGGTGGAAGCACTTACAGCAAATGTTTGACATGGGCCAGAAAGCTGTAGAGGAAATCTGGTTTGAAACTGCCAAGTCCTATGAATCTGGGATCTCCATGTGACTAGATTAAAGTTCACATTAACTTGAGTaattaaaaacccaaaaggaccaCATCAAAGGACTTTCCTGAATAGTTAAAAATGAACTGATGGAACAGATCAATTCTGAATGTGACAAAGCTCATGAAACCTCTAAGGTCTTCAAGCAATCTCGTGACCAGTTTTTAAACTTAAGAAAGTACTGCATAAGCAAGCATATCTTTCTGTGGGTCTTGCTTGCCttgtatataaaacacatataatGATATTTTGAATCAGATAATCTCTAGGTCTGTTCACCCTGAAATCAATgacttttttaaactttgaaaggtatatgtataaatatattcacatattttaaatatctggatATAACATACAGACCTAGATAACATATCACCAGTGCTATAAAACCTTCtctgatctcttctttccctagaATCCCATTgtactatttctttttcatggcaTATCACTTTGCATAATGGATCATGGTTGTGTAGGCATCTAGCCTGAGAGCTGtttgagggcagagaccatgtAAAGCTTATTTTTGTCTTATCCCTTCTTCTCACACCTGCTACAGTGCCTTTCCCACAGAGAAGTCTTTACAAATACTTGCAGAATGAATGTATGCTAGAAGAAAGGCTGGGGAAGGCACACACTAAGATGCCCTAGGAGAAAACACAGAAGGTATTCTTTGAGAACATTTTTTAGCTTGTTTGAAAGGGTAGTTGAAACTGGAACTCCAGAGGTAGATGCTGGAAGACAAGAACTGCAAGGAAGCAGATAAAGACATCCAGGCAAGGCCACTAACCCCTGAGCCACCTAAATATAATGGTTAGTTTTCAGACTGATATCAGGAATGTccctaagcaaatatttttaaattctctataatttatgtttccttttgtATGACCATATAGTAGATTGGGTGAACTGGAGCTCACTATATACTTGGCTTAAATTATACCACTGCATTTCCTTCACTGATTTCTCTTTATGTCTCACTTAGTATGACTTAGTAAATGGCTATTAACTTATTCTTATAGTTTTAACTATTCATTTTCTACAAATGCCTAAAGTCCAGAACCCTGGCCATTCAAACACCTTCTCAATAGTTATCTCTTTCTATATATGAATATGCATTGactctatatctatctatctgtctctTTCTAAATATATGAATAAGCATCGATTCTACACCTATCTGCCTGCCCACCTACCTATTTATACTTCCCAAAATAATtgtttctctgaattttcttatgtcattcatttttaacttctctgtctcaatttccttatctgtaaaattggggtaatggtagtacctatctcatagagtTAGTTGTGAGGATTTCATAAGAGAATAATGCCAGTACTTAGCACAACGCTTGGCACATAGCTGGGacctgataaatatttattaaacaaatcaAACATATTCCAGGTTACCCAATCTCAAAATACTGGAGTagttttttgcttatttctttcatattcaaTCACTGAGCCCTATTGGTTTTTATAACCATAGAATTTTAAGAATCTCTGTCTTTCctgccttttaaagtttttagcaGTATATAATAAAAGCCAACATTTATCGAGCACTAAGtattttacacacattatctcatttaatcttcacaacaaaccCATGAGGGCAGTACTATTATGATTAAACCccattttcagataaggaaatagaAGCTTAAAAAGTTGAACTAATTTGATTAAAGAGAGCCACTGCTTAAATCAGGTCTTTCTGATACAGACCATGCTGTTAACCACTACAGGGTCCCACActacttcctctccctctccccttctcccctatccccctacacacacacacacacacacacacacacacgcacacacacactttaggAGGAACAAATGAGATCATTCACATGAAAGCACTTATGcttctcaaatttaaaatactgtagTTTTTATCTAGCTTGATCATTCAGGAAACTGGGGGCCAGAAAATTGGACTGAAATTTGGGTTTCACTCCCAGCCCAGTGTTCATCCTTTTCTATGATAAAACCCTACAGATTTCCCTCTTGATTACTTCTGCTAACATGGATTCCCTTCCACTCAATTCCTAATGCAAATATTGCTTACCactatttcaatatttaaatacatgCTGCATTGCATTGATATTTTACTATTTGGTGTTTGTTCTAGTTTATCTCCAATTAGTCAATTCCATGTATTTTATAGACTCTTGGGtggttgtgatggttaattttaggtgtcagcttgactgggtcAGGAGACACCTATGATTGGGTTAaaggatacccagatagctggtaaagcattatttctgagtatgtctgtgaggatgtttccagaagagattggcATTGAATCACAGACTAAGGAAGATCccccctcaccaatgtgggtggtCCACTGAGGGCCCAGATagacaaaaaggcagaggaaagatgaTTTCAATCTCTCTTCTGGAGGTGGGACATCCGTCTTCTCTTGCCATcagacatcagaactccaggttctcagcctttggactccaggacttacacTATCAGCTCCCctagttctccagcttgcagacaacCTTTtatgggacttcttggcctccataatttatttccataataaatcCCCTTCTATCtgtctattcatccatccatccatccatccatcctattGGTTccttttctctggagaaccctgacttaATACAGTATATacattgaataatatttatttcatataaccTTCAGGACCTAGCACCATGCCAGGCCCCTAGCAGACCCAAGAAAGATCTGTTCAATCAACTGCAAGAATGAACACACTTCTACAAGTGTCAAGTCCTGGGCCTTTCAACCAATGAGGAGAAAACCCATTTCtagatttaaaaatcaataccatACGTCTGGCAAAGGCTCTTTGCTCTCACAAGTGTCTTTTTCTGTCCAGACTTTTATCCTCTCTGGACTACAACAGAACTTTACTTTCTGGTCTTCTTAGTTTCCCTAACCTACATACTTCATATTAGAGGCAGGTAAAAATTCTGGTTACATAATTGCTGTGTGACAATTCAACCAAAAAATTAGTGgtttaaaacttaaaacaataatcatttatGGTTTCTGTGGGTCATGAATTCAGATAGGCCCTAGgacagcttgtctctgctccacaaTGCTAGAAAGACTTGAAGGCAAGGGGAGATTTGGTGCCTGCGAGAGACTCAATCACCAGGgactagaatcacctggaggaatCTTCACTTACCCATCTGACAGGTGACACTGGGACCTCATCTAGGCAGTTGGCCAAATACCTCTCCATGTGGTCTTTGCTTCCTTACAGCGTAGTGCCTGGGTTCCGAGAACAACCATCCCAAGAGGACAAGACAGAACTATATCACCTCCTATGACCTACTCTGGGAAGTCACATGTTACTACTTCCATTGCAGTCATAGGCTCACCCAGATTCAGGGCAAAGGGACATAGAACCTTTCAATGGGAAGCATCAGTGGCATCAGTGGAACTTATTGGATGGGATATCTGGAGGGCTCGTCATCCTAAAACATCACTTTGATCCTCTTATTACTGATCAAAAAAATTCTTGCAGTGAAGGCACTCTACAGTTTGGCCTCAAATGCCTTTCCTCCTTTACTTCCTACATTATCTCCTCCATTCAAGCCAGACTGAACTGTTACCCAAACTTCTCAAACTCATTCTTCTGCTCTTTTGTCTCAACCGATCCTTCCTCTTTTGACCTAAGAAATCCTACCACTCCCTTAAAACTTAATGATTGCTGAATTCTGCAGAATGAACTAAGATGGCAGGCAGGGGCCCTCAGAGATGCCATAAGTACAACAACTGAGGATGCTTTCAAAGCACCACCTATCTGAGCATGGCCCTTTGCCACCTTGCCTTGGCTCCCCTCCCTGTGTGCTTGGAAAGCAGAGATGACAGGAGAGACGTCAAAATGCAACTCATTTCCAAGCTCTCTCTTTTCAAAGCTCATATCCCCCAATAATTTTGCACCcaacatgaagaaaacaaaagtccCCGCCCAACGGGATGCTACCTGGGAGAGACCGTGAGCAAATGACTACATATTAACCCAGACTTAGTCAACTTTCTAGCTTGAAAAACCTAAACAGGAATAGTAGAATGTGTACATAGAGATTGAAGCTGGATGAGAAAAAGGGTGGAGAGATGGATGACGAACACAGACAAACATAACAATTTCAGCAGAGAAGATAACATGCTGCAAGTGTATGGTGGTGGTAGGGTATTGCTTTAACTAGGTTGGTCGGGGAAATCCTTTCTGACACGGTGAAAAACAGAGGAGACCAAGGAGAAAATTCTCCCCAGAGCGGGAACCCTATCATAATTTACA encodes:
- the HYKK gene encoding hydroxylysine kinase isoform X2, which translates into the protein MSSGDDRQSETLAKPTFSEVQASALVESIFGLQVSKIRPLPSYDDQNFHVYISRTKDSTDGPAEYVLKISNTEASKNPDLIEVQNHIIMFLKAAGFPTASVCPTKGDNITSLMSVDSGSEIRSYLVRLLTYLPGRPIAEVPISPRLLYEIGRLAAKLDKTLEKFHHPKLNILHRENFIWNLKNVPLLEKYLYALGENRSQKMVEQVIQLFKEEVMTKLSHFRECINHGDLNDHNILIESSKSACGDAEYQVSGILDFGDMSYGYYVFEVAITIMYMMIESKNPIQVGGHVLAGFESIIPLTAVERGALFLLVCSRFCQSLVMAAYTCQLHPENKDYLMITAKTGWKHLQQMFDMGQKAVEEIWFETAKSYESGISM
- the HYKK gene encoding hydroxylysine kinase isoform X1, which produces MQQKGMQEKKDMSSGDDRQSETLAKPTFSEVQASALVESIFGLQVSKIRPLPSYDDQNFHVYISRTKDSTDGPAEYVLKISNTEASKNPDLIEVQNHIIMFLKAAGFPTASVCPTKGDNITSLMSVDSGSEIRSYLVRLLTYLPGRPIAEVPISPRLLYEIGRLAAKLDKTLEKFHHPKLNILHRENFIWNLKNVPLLEKYLYALGENRSQKMVEQVIQLFKEEVMTKLSHFRECINHGDLNDHNILIESSKSACGDAEYQVSGILDFGDMSYGYYVFEVAITIMYMMIESKNPIQVGGHVLAGFESIIPLTAVERGALFLLVCSRFCQSLVMAAYTCQLHPENKDYLMITAKTGWKHLQQMFDMGQKAVEEIWFETAKSYESGISM